The stretch of DNA GCCGCCGTTCTGCTTAGAACAACACGCGGCTGCGGATGGTGCCGTTGACGTGCTGCAATTTCTCCAGAGCCAGATCGGAATATTCCTTGTCGACGTCGATCACGACGTAGCCGACCTTCTCGTTGGTCTGCAGGAACTGACCGCAGATGTTGATGCCGTTGTCGGCGAACACCTTGTTGATCTCGCTCATCACACCGGGAATGTTCTGGTGGATGTGCAGCAGACGGTGCTTGCCCGGGTGCGATGGCAGCGCGACTTCCGGGAAGTTGACCGAGGATACCGAGGTGCCGTTGTCGCTGTACTTGACCAGCTTTTCTGCCACTTCCAGACCGATGTTGGCCTGGGCTTCGGCAGTGGAACCGCCGATGTGCGGGGTCAGGATCACGCGGTCCAGGCCGCGCAGCGGGCTTTCGAACTCTTCGTCGTTGGATTTGGGCTCGACCGGGAACACGTCGATGGCGGCGCCGATCAGGTGCTCGTCCTTGATCGCAGCGGCCAGGTGATCCAGCTCGACCACGGTGCCGCGGGCGGCGTTGATCAGAATGGCGCCCTTCTTCATGGCACGGATTTCCTTTTCACCGATCATCCACTGAGTGGATGGCAGCTCTGGAACGTGCAAGGAGACGATGTCGCACATGCCCAGCAGCTCATACAACGAGCCGATTTGCGTGGCGTTGCCCAGCGGCAGCTTGGCCACTACGTCGTAGAAGTAGACCTGCATGCCCAGGCCCTCGGCGAGTACCGACAGCTGGG from Pseudomonas sp. DNDY-54 encodes:
- the serA gene encoding phosphoglycerate dehydrogenase; its protein translation is MSQTSLDKSKIKFLLLEGVHQNAVDTLKAAGYSNIEYLKTALTESELKEKIADVHFIGIRSRTQLTEDVFEAAKKLIAVGCFCIGTNQVDLNAARERGIAVFNAPYSNTRSVAELVLAEAILLLRGIPEKNASCHRGGWIKSAANSFEIRGKKLGIIGYGSIGTQLSVLAEGLGMQVYFYDVVAKLPLGNATQIGSLYELLGMCDIVSLHVPELPSTQWMIGEKEIRAMKKGAILINAARGTVVELDHLAAAIKDEHLIGAAIDVFPVEPKSNDEEFESPLRGLDRVILTPHIGGSTAEAQANIGLEVAEKLVKYSDNGTSVSSVNFPEVALPSHPGKHRLLHIHQNIPGVMSEINKVFADNGINICGQFLQTNEKVGYVVIDVDKEYSDLALEKLQHVNGTIRSRVLF